Proteins encoded within one genomic window of Panicum virgatum strain AP13 chromosome 1N, P.virgatum_v5, whole genome shotgun sequence:
- the LOC120654882 gene encoding F-box/FBD/LRR-repeat protein At1g51370-like has product MARRPPATATPLNPCPPPNPTPASASPRGGGMAATIPAAFFWPPPGNYLSTVDTTPVPMRHGLDPGTLNGYGDMVLGFVYAYVPPPPVSTAATLSAAAAATTEDGEGIDRISGLPDDLLRRILSRLPAKDGARTAALSTRWRGLWRSAPLVLVDTHFLPRGGAEGRPPSPGAVSRAVRRAVSAALRAHPGPFPFVSLSCGFMEAVDRDRAVLACWFQLLATKGVEELVFVNRPLPLQGLRLPAALFSCASLRRLYLGAWRFVDTATLPRGASFPRLHELVLGAVALEDRDLDFLLAASPVLEILAIVGSVLKLNARLASHSLRCAQFCLALLEEVAVVDAPSLERFFIWRCMKQRHGARVKIGHAPRLSMLGYLEPGVHVLEIGNTVIKSGTMPSPKTTVPSVQMLALHLHFRMRNEVKMLPAFLRCFPNVETLCIQSEETREPTGELNLKFWQETSPIKCVQTQLKRLVFREFHGEEGEFAFLMFIAENARLLEEMLLVMELRRPSAPEELFARMKALETTTWASGSNKVGYMLSLPGVGGGSAWSLKAGSDFKHNDPFLCLFKMQMQ; this is encoded by the exons atggcgcggcggccgcctgcTACAGCAACTCCGCTGAACCCTTGCCCGCCTCCGAACCCTACTCCGGCGTCCGCCTCCCCTCGCGGCGGAGGCATGGCGGCCACCATCCCCGCCGCCTTCTTCTGGCCGCCTCCCGGTAACTACCTCAGCACCGTCGACACTACACCCGTGCCGATGCGTCACGGGCTGGACCCGGGGACGCTTAACGGCTACGGGGACATGGTGCTCGGCTTCGTCTACGCCTacgtccctccgccgccggtctccaccgccgccaccctctccgccgccgccgccgccaccaccgaggACGGTGAAGGAATCGACCGCATCAGCGGCCTCCccgacgacctcctccgccgcatcCTCTCCCGGCTCCCCGCCAAGGACGgcgcccgcaccgccgccctCTCCACGCGCTGGCGCGGCCTCTGGCGCTCGGCGCCGCTCGTCCTCGTCGACACCCACTTcctcccccgcggcggcgccgagggccggcccccgagccccggcgccgtctcgcgcgccgtgcgccgcgccgtctccgccgccctccgcgcgcACCCCGGGCCGTTCCCCTTCGTCAGCCTCTCCTGCGGGTTCATGGAAGCCGTCGACAGGGACCGCGCCGTGCTCGCTTGCTGGTTCCAGCTCCTCGCCACCAAGGGCGTCGAGGAGCTCGTCTTCGTCAACCGCCCCTTGCCCCTCCAAGGcctgcgcctccccgccgctCTCTTCAGCTgcgcctccctccgccgcctgTACCTCGGCGCATGGAGGTTCGTCGACACCGCCACCCTCCCGCGTGGTGCCTCCTTCCCCAGGCTGCATGAGCTCGTCCTCGGCGCCGTCGCCCTGGAGGACCGCGACCTCGACTTCCTGCTCGCCGCGAGCCCCGTGCTTGAGATCCTCGCCATTGTTGGAAGCGTGCTGAAATTGAACGCCCGTCTTGCCAGCCACAGCCTACGTTGCGCACAATTCTGCCTTGCCCTCCTTGAAGAAGTGGCGGTAGTGGACGCCCCGTCCCTTGAGCGGTTCTTCATCTGGCGGTGCATGAAACAACGCCACGGCGCGAGGGTCAAGATTGGCCACGCCCCACGGTTGAGCATGCTGGGTTACTTGGAGCCAGGAGTGCACGTGTTGGAGATCGGCAACACCGTCATCAAG TCTGGAACGATGCCGAGTCCAAAGACCACTGTTCCAAGCGTGCAGATGTTGGCACTGCATCTGCATTTCAGAATGCGCAATGAGGTTAAAATGCTTCCAGCCTTCCTCAGGTGTTTCCCCAATGTTGAAACACTGTGTATCCAG tctGAAGAAACTCGTGAGCCCACTGGCGAGTTGAACCTCAAGTTTTGGCAGGAGACCAGTCCCATCAAATGTGTTCAAACACAACTCAAGAGGCTAGTGTTCCGTGAGTTCCATGGGGAGGAAGGTGAGTTTGCCTTCCTTATGTTCATCGCGGAAAATGCCCGGCTGTTGGAGGAGATGCTTCTTGTGATGGAACTTCGAAGGCCCTCAGCACCAGAAGAACTTTTTGCCAGAATGAAGGCACTGGAGACTACAACGTGGGCAAGCGGGAGCAACAAAGTGGGCTACATGCTTTCCCTACCTGGTGTAGGAGGAGGGAGCGCTTGGTCTCTCAAAGCGGGTTCTGACTTTAAGCACAATGATCCTTTTCTCTGCCTATTTAAAATGCAAATGCAGTAA
- the LOC120654881 gene encoding uncharacterized protein LOC120654881: MKQRHGARVKIGHAPRLSMLGYLEPGVHVLEIGNTVIKSGTMPSPKTTVPSVQMLALHLHFRMRNEVKMLPAFLRCFPNVETLCIQSEETREPTGELNLKFWQETSPIKCVQTQLKRLVFREFHGEEGEFAFLMFIAENARLLEEMLLVMELRRPSAPEELFARMKALETTTWASGSNKVGYMLSLPGVGGGSAWSLKAGSDFKHNDPFLCLFKMQMQ, encoded by the exons ATGAAACAACGCCACGGCGCGAGGGTCAAGATTGGCCACGCCCCACGGTTGAGCATGCTGGGTTACTTGGAGCCAGGAGTGCACGTGTTGGAGATCGGCAACACCGTCATCAAG TCTGGAACGATGCCGAGTCCAAAGACCACTGTTCCAAGCGTGCAGATGTTGGCACTGCATCTGCATTTCAGAATGCGCAATGAGGTTAAAATGCTTCCAGCCTTCCTCAGGTGTTTCCCCAATGTTGAAACACTGTGTATCCAG tctGAAGAAACTCGTGAGCCCACTGGCGAGTTGAACCTCAAGTTTTGGCAGGAGACCAGTCCCATCAAATGTGTTCAAACACAACTCAAGAGGCTAGTGTTCCGTGAGTTCCATGGGGAGGAAGGTGAGTTTGCCTTCCTTATGTTCATCGCGGAAAATGCCCGGCTGTTGGAGGAGATGCTTCTTGTGATGGAACTTCGAAGGCCCTCAGCACCAGAAGAACTTTTTGCCAGAATGAAGGCACTGGAGACTACAACGTGGGCAAGCGGGAGCAACAAAGTGGGCTACATGCTTTCCCTACCTGGTGTAGGAGGAGGGAGCGCTTGGTCTCTCAAAGCGGGTTCTGACTTTAAGCACAATGATCCTTTTCTCTGCCTATTTAAAATGCAAATGCAGTAA
- the LOC120654884 gene encoding PTI1-like tyrosine-protein kinase At3g15890, with product MRSHVLQPTLCSLMTYKQIAVKRLKSWSNKAEKEFAVEVEILARVRHKSLLSLRGYCAEGQERLIVYDYMPNLSIHSQLHGQHAAECNLGWERRMKIAIDSAEGIAYLHHYATPHIIHRDVKASNVLLDSNFQARVADFGFAKLIPDGATHVTTKVKGTLGYLAPEYAMLGKASESCDVFSFGIMLLELASGKKPVEKVNPTTKRTITEWALPLARDKKFKEIADPKLNGNFIEDELKRLVLVGLACSQNKPEQRPIMSEVVELLKGESAEKLSNLENDELFKPEQTSSFQGSSGPNSSDCITEEKSSKTDVKEEAVDSSETVPSAR from the exons ATGAGATCTCATGTTCTCCAACCTACGCTTTGCTCATTAATGACATATAAACAGATAGCAGTGAAAAGGCTCAAGAGTTGGAGCAACAAGGCTGAAAAAGAATTTGCTGTTGAGGTGGAGATTTTGGCACGAGTGAGGCACAAAAGCCTTTTGAGCTTGCGTGGATATTGTGCTGAAGGCCAAGAACGCTTGATAGTCTATGATTATATGCCAAATCTGAGCATACACTCTCAGCTTcatggacagcacgcagcggaATGCAATCTCGGTTGGGAAAGAAGAATGAAGATCGCCATAGATTCTGCAGAAGGGATCGC TTATCTTCATCACTACGCAACACCACATATCATTCATAGAGATGTCAAGGCGAGCAATGTCCTTCTGGACTCAAATTTCCAAGCTCGGGTTGCTGATTTTGGGTTCGCTAAGCTCATTCCAGATGGTGCAACACATGTCACCACAAAGGTAAAAGGCACACTTGGTTACCTTGCACCAGAGTATGCGATGCTTGGGAAGGCCTCCGAAAGCTGCGATGTCTTCAGCTTTGGAATCATGCTCCTAGAGCTTGCAAGCGGTAAGAAGCCAGTCGAGAAGGTAAACCCCACCACAAAACGAACCATAACCGAGTGGGCTCTTCCTCTAGCCCGTGACAAAAAGTTCAAGGAAATCGCTGATCCAAAGCTCAATGGTAACTTCATCGAGGATGAGCTGAAGCGATTGGTGCTTGTCGGCCTCGCATGTTCTCAGAACAAGCCAGAGCAGAGACCGATAATGTCTGAAGTTGTTGAGTTGCTTAAAGGAGAATCTGCTGAGAAGTTGTCCAACCTGGAGAACGATGAGCTGTTCAAGCCTGAACAGACCAGTTCGTTCCAGGGCTCATCTGGACCCAATAGCTCGGACTGCATCACTGAGGAGAAGAGCTCCAAAACAGATGTGAAAGAGGAGGCAGTTGATTCAAGTGAGACGGTACCCTCAGCAAGGTAG
- the LOC120654878 gene encoding myosin heavy chain, embryonic smooth muscle isoform-like produces MPLSSTSSPAAGAAAALPSASRPCRAATHVLFRQRLSFLAASQAQHMKCSHPLIRSVVKGVKSNISNGDNGTEPARELLEQLFAKTKSLDPSASQDRELSMSIEVLKTEFEAALSILRKKERDLRDAEKKVSVDRSRLNQTKQDLDQREEDIIKAYSRQHEMEKALMRASRDLSLQVRQINNLKLLVEEQDKKIVSSQAALSKKVIEVDKLKQDMLKKNEEADLMRSEIESKEQELLVANRALARQEATIRELQNEIERKETEVARSNELRKGNEEKLKVAEQELEKQNLGWIAAQQELKELAQMASKDKDNIKDTIDDFKRVRSLLDAVRSELMASKEAFTFSRRQIEDQAAQLSKQVQELTYQKTLLISYTQNLEAAQLEIQEKTNELSVVQSRCSELESQLIEEMKKVESLEAMLTKERESLEQKTKEVELLQEELAQKENGYFNSQKLVEAKESELLEARHEVEDMKLKVDSIQFAVQEKDLELLETQRRLDEVNNEVVELQQMINTKEDQLVQVRSELQDKEKRIQLMQDELDKMRLGRSQAESVVQKIVELTGNLIGSVEGEEFDIYNLLDDEILSTGTALESNLHKHNQLEADIDTLKESLEQKDVDLRAAYKALDTKDLELKAVLRRLDVRDKELDKLEELSIDPNDIRRLSSLADEATKDNNVEEVELRKHEIESVEGEALAASTMLKKLADITKAFLRSGRTDSGTNLLAPQNANISAGASKMEPNKKMNVILEAKREIVGLFSLTEELVASAGINDAEEP; encoded by the exons ATGCccctctcctccacctcctcgccggcggcgggggcggccgccGCTCTCCCCAGCGCCTCCCGGCCTTGCCGCGCCGCCACTCAC GTTTTGTTCAGGCAGAGGCTGAGCTTCCTGGCAGCTTCTCAGGCGCAACATATGAAATGTTCTCACCCTTTGATCAGATCTGTTGTAAAAGGTGTTAAATCAAATATCTCTAATGGTGACAATGGGACTGAGCCCGCTAGGGAACTATTGGAGCAATTGTTCGCAAAGACAAAGAGCCTAGATCCAAGTGCTTCTCAGGATAGGGAGCTGAGCATGAGTATCGAGGTCCTGAAGACTGAATTTGAGGCTGCCTTATCTATCCTAAGGAAGAAAGAGAGGGACCTTCGTGATGCGGAGAAGAAAGTTTCTGTTGATCGGTCAAGGCTCAACCAGACGAAGCAGGACCTCGATCAGAGGGAGGAAGACATCATCAAAGCGTACTCAAGACAACACGAAATGGAGAAAGCACTGATGAGGGCGAGTAGAGATTTATCTTTACAGGTTAGGCAGATCAATAATCTGAAGCTTCTGGTCGAGGAACAAGACAAGAAAATTGTTAGTTCACAAGCTGCGCTTTCCAAGAAGGTGATTGAAGTGGATAAGCTTAAACAGGATATGCTGAAGAAGAACGAGGAAGCAGACTTGATGCGTTCAGAGATTGAGTCCAAGGAACAAGAGCTTCTTGTAGCTAATCGGGCCCTTGCACGCCAAGAAGCAACAATTAGGGAGCTCCAGAATGAAATTGAAAGAAAGGAAACTGAGGTTGCCAGATCAAATGAATTGAGGAAAGGCAACGAGGAGAAACTGAAAGTTGCAGAACAGGAACTTGAGAAGCAGAATTTAGGATGGATAGCAGCACAGCAAGAGTTAAAGGAGCTGGCACAAATGGCATCCAAGGATAAGGATAATATCAAGGATACTATCGATGACTTCAAACGTGTGAGGTCTTTGCTGGATGCTGTGCGTTCCGAACTAATGGCTTCAAAAGAGGCTTTCACCTTCTCTCGCAGGCAAATTGAAGACCAAGCAGCGCAGTTGAGTAAGCAAGTGCAGGAACTCACATACCAAAAAACATTGCTTATTTCTTATACTCAGAATCTGGAAGCTGCTCAACTGGAGATTCAAGAAAAGACAAATGAGCTCAGTGTTGTACAATCTCGCTGTAGTGAACTTGAATCGCAGTTAATTGAGGAGATGAAGAAGGTTGAGTCCCTAGAGGCTATGTTAACTAAAGAAAGGGAGAGCTTGGAACAGAAAACAAAGGAGGTAGAGTTGCTTCAAGAGGAGCTAGCTCAGAAGGAGAATGGGTACTTCAATTCACAAAAGCTTGTCGAAGCAAAAGAGAGTGAGTTGTTAGAGGCCAGACACGAAGTCGAAGATATGAAACTGAAGGTGGACTCCATACAATTTGCAGTTCAAGAGAAGGATTTGGAGCTTCTAGAGACACAACGGAGACTTGACGAAGTTAACAATGAAGTTGTTGAACTTCAGCAGATGATAAATACCAAGGAGGATCAACTTGTTCAGGTTAGATCCGAACTACAGGATAAAGAGAAACGTATACAATTAATGCAGGACGAATTGGATAAGATGAGATTAGGACGCTCACAAGCTGAATCCGTGGTGCAAAAGATAGTTGAGCTCACAGGCAATCTTATAGGTTCTGTGGAAGGTGAAGAATTTGACATTTATAACTTGCTTGACGATGAAATTTTAAGTACAGGCACAGCCCTTGAGTCCAATTTGCATAAACATAATCAACTGGAGGCTGACATCGACACGCTGAAAGAATCCTTAGAACAGAAGGACGTGGACTTAAGAGCTGCATATAAAGCACTTGACACAAAAGACCTAGAGCTGAAGGCAGTACTTAGAAGATTAGATGTGAGGGACAAGGAACTAGACAAATTGGAGGAGCTATCCATAGATCCTAATGACATCAGGAGACTGTCTAGCCTTGCTGATGAGGCAACCAAAGACAACAATGTGGAAGAAGTGGAGCTCCGAAAGCATGAAATCGAATCCGTGGAGGGGGAGGCACTAGCTGCTAGTACTATGTTGAAGAAGCTTGCAGATATAACTAAAGCATTCTTGAGAAGTGGCAGAACCGATTCTGGTACCAATTTGCTTGCACCCCAAAATGCAAACATTAGTGCGGGTGCTTCCAAAATGGAACCAAACAAGAAAATGAATGTGATTCTTGAAGCTAAAAGGGAGATTGTTGGGCTGTTTTCTTTGACAGAAGAGCTCGTCGCCAGTGCTGGAATAAATGATGCTGAGGAACCATAG
- the LOC120654883 gene encoding myosin heavy chain, embryonic smooth muscle isoform-like, translating to MPLSSTSSPAAGAAAALPSASRPCRAATHVLFRQRLSFLAASQAQHMKCSHPLIRSVVKGVKSNISNGDNGTEPARELLEQLFAKTKSLDPSASQDRELSMSIEVLKTEFEAALSILRKKERDLRDAEKKVYVDRSRLNQTKQDLDQREEDIIKAYSRQHEMEKALMRASRDLSLQVRQINNLKLLVEEQDKKIVSSQAALSKKVIEVDKLKQDMLKKNEEADLMRSEIESKEQELLVANRALARQEATIRELQNEIERKETEVARSNELRKANEEKLKVAEQELEKQNLGWIAAQQELKELAQMASKDKDNIKDTIDDFKHVRSLLDAVRSELMASKEAFTFSRRQIEDQAAQLSKQVQELTDQKALLISYTQNLEAAQLEIQEKTNELSAVQSRCSELESQLIEEMKKVESLEAMLTKERESLEQKTKEVELLQEELAQKENGYFNSQKLVEAKESELLEARHEVEDMKLKVDSIQFAVQEKDLELLETQRRLDEVNNEVVELQQMINTKEDQLVQVRSELQDKEQRIQLMQDELDKMRLGRSQAEYVVQKIVELTGNLIGSVEGEEFDIYNLLDDEILSTGTTLESNLHKHNQLVADIDMLKESLEQKDVDLRAAYKALDTKDLELKAVLRRLDVRDKELDKLEELSIDPNDVRRLSSLADEATKDNNVEEVELRKHEIESVEGEALAASTMLKKLADITKAFLRSGRTDSGTNLLAPQNANISAGASKMEPNKKMNVILEAKREIVGLFSLTEELVASAGINDAEEP from the exons ATGCccctctcctccacctcctcgccggcggcgggggcggccgccGCTCTCCCCAGCGCCTCCCGGCCTTGCCGCGCCGCCACTCAC GTTTTGTTCAGGCAGAGGCTGAGCTTCCTGGCAGCTTCTCAGGCGCAACATATGAAATGTTCTCACCCTTTGATCAGATCTGTTGTAAAAGGTGTTAAATCAAATATCTCTAATGGTGACAATGGGACTGAGCCCGCTAGGGAACTATTGGAGCAATTGTTCGCAAAGACAAAGAGCCTAGATCCAAGTGCTTCTCAGGATAGGGAGCTGAGCATGAGTATCGAGGTCCTGAAGACTGAATTTGAGGCTGCCTTATCTATCCTAAGGAAGAAAGAGAGGGACCTTCGTGATGCGGAGAAGAAAGTTTATGTTGATCGGTCAAGGCTCAACCAGACGAAGCAGGACCTCGATCAGAGGGAGGAAGACATCATCAAAGCGTACTCAAGACAACACGAAATGGAGAAAGCACTGATGAGGGCGAGTAGAGATTTATCTTTACAGGTTAGGCAGATCAATAATCTGAAGCTTCTGGTCGAGGAACAAGACAAGAAAATTGTTAGTTCACAAGCTGCGCTTTCCAAGAAGGTGATTGAAGTGGATAAGCTTAAACAGGATATGCTGAAGAAGAACGAGGAAGCAGACTTGATGCGTTCAGAGATTGAGTCCAAGGAACAAGAGCTTCTTGTAGCTAATCGGGCCCTTGCACGCCAAGAAGCAACAATTAGGGAGCTCCAGAATGAAATTGAAAGAAAGGAAACTGAGGTTGCCAGATCAAATGAATTGAGGAAAGCTAACGAGGAGAAACTGAAAGTTGCAGAACAGGAACTTGAGAAGCAGAATTTAGGATGGATAGCAGCACAGCAAGAGTTAAAGGAGCTGGCGCAAATGGCATCCAAGGATAAGGATAATATCAAGGATACTATCGATGACTTCAAACATGTGAGGTCTTTGCTGGATGCTGTGCGTTCCGAACTAATGGCTTCAAAAGAGGCTTTCACCTTCTCTCGCAGGCAAATTGAAGACCAAGCAGCGCAGTTGAGTAAGCAAGTGCAGGAACTCACAGACCAAAAAGCATTGCTTATTTCTTATACTCAGAATCTGGAAGCTGCTCAACTGGAGATTCAAGAAAAGACAAATGAGCTCAGTGCTGTACAATCTCGCTGTAGTGAACTTGAATCGCAGTTAATTGAGGAGATGAAGAAGGTTGAGTCCCTAGAGGCTATGTTAACTAAAGAAAGGGAGAGCTTGGAacagaaaaccaaggaggtagAGTTGCTTCAAGAGGAGCTAGCTCAGAAGGAGAATGGGTACTTCAATTCACAAAAACTTGTCGAAGCAAAAGAGAGTGAGTTGTTAGAGGCCAGACACGAAGTCGAAGATATGAAACTGAAGGTGGACTCCATACAATTTGCAGTTCAAGAGAAGGATTTGGAGCTTCTAGAGACACAACGGAGACTTGACGAAGTTAACAATGAAGTTGTTGAACTTCAGCAGATGATAAATACCAAGGAGGATCAACTTGTTCAGGTTAGATCCGAACTACAGGATAAAGAGCAACGTATACAATTAATGCAGGACGAATTGGATAAGATGAGATTAGGACGCTCACAAGCTGAATACGTGGTGCAAAAGATAGTTGAGCTCACAGGCAATCTTATTGGTTCTGTGGAAGGTGAAGAATTTGACATTTATAACTTGCTTGACGATGAAATTTTAAGTACAGGCACAACCCTTGAGTCCAATTTGCATAAACATAATCAACTGGTGGCTGACATCGACATGCTGAAAGAATCCTTAGAACAGAAGGACGTGGACTTAAGAGCTGCATATAAAGCACTTGACACAAAAGACCTAGAGCTGAAGGCAGTACTTAGAAGATTAGATGTGAGGGACAAGGAACTAGACAAATTGGAGGAGCTATCCATAGATCCTAATGACGTCAGGAGACTGTCTAGCCTTGCTGATGAGGCAACCAAAGACAACAATGTGGAAGAAGTGGAGCTCCGAAAGCATGAAATCGAATCCGTGGAGGGGGAGGCACTAGCTGCTAGTACTATGTTGAAGAAGCTTGCAGATATAACTAAAGCATTCTTGAGAAGTGGCAGAACCGATTCTGGTACCAATTTGCTTGCACCCCAAAATGCAAACATTAGTGCGGGTGCTTCCAAAATGGAACCAAACAAGAAAATGAATGTGATTCTTGAAGCTAAAAGGGAGATTGTTGGGCTGTTTTCTTTGACAGAAGAGCTCGTCGCCAGTGCTGGAATAAATGATGCTGAGGAACCATAG